From a single Salvelinus namaycush isolate Seneca chromosome 14, SaNama_1.0, whole genome shotgun sequence genomic region:
- the LOC120058728 gene encoding proline-rich extensin-like protein EPR1 produces the protein MCCVRDGSAMQAASHTANHIGPETDAMKTQRNDRPPDTCRGTIHVCVRGSGGKERERSNHRPTTTTRPPPDHRHPTTQPPPDHHHPTTATQPPNHHPTTTTRPPPDHRHPTTQPPPDHHHPTTTTQPPPDHHHPTTNRPPPPNQNHPTTTARPPPPDHHPTTATQPPNHHPTTTTQPPPDHHHPTTNRPPPPNQNHPTTTARPPPPDHHPTTATQPPNHHPTTTTQPPPDHHHPTTATQPPNHHPTTTTQPPPDHHHPTTTTQPPPDHHHPTTNRPPPPNQNHPTTTARPPPPDHHPTTATQPPNHHPTTTTQPPPDHHHPTTNRPPPPNQNHPTTTARPPPPDHHPTTATQPPDHHPTTTTQPPPDHHHPTTTTQPPPDHHQPTTTTQPKPPDRNHLTTTRPPPPNHPTTTRPPPPDHHHPTTTRPPPDHNHLTTTTTHHHPTTATQPPNHHPTITT, from the exons ATGTGCTGTGTGAGAGACGGCAGTGCGATGCAGGCTGCCAGTCACACGGCTAATCACATCGGCCCCGAGACAGACGCAATGAAGACACAGAGAAACGACAGACCGCCAGACACCTGCAGAGGcaccatccatgtgtgtgtgagggggagtGGGGGCAAG gagagggagaggagcaacCACCGCCCGACCACCACCACCCGACCACCACCCGACCACCGCCACCCAACCACCCAACCACCACCCGACCACCACCACCCGACCACCGCCACCCAACCACCCAACCACCACCCGACCACCACCACCCGACCACCACCTGACCACCGCCACCCAACCACCCAACCACCACCCGACCACCACCACCCGACCACCACCACCCAACCACCACCCGACCACCACCACCCAACCACCAACCGACCACCACCACCCAACCAAAACCACCCGACCACCACCGCCCGACCACCACCACCCGACCACCACCCGACCACCGCCACCCAACCACCCAACCACCACCCGACCACCACCACCCAACCACCACCCGACCACCACCACCCAACCACCAACCGACCACCACCACCCAACCAAAACCACCCGACCACCACCGCCCGACCACCACCACCCGACCACCACCCGACCACCGCCACCCAACCACCCAACCACCACCCGACCACCACCACCCAACCACCACCCGACCACCACCACCCGACCACCGCCACCCAACCACCCAACCACCACCCGACCACCACCACCCAACCACCACCCGACCACCACCACCCGACCACCACCACCCAACCACCACCCGACCACCACCACCCAACCACCAACCGACCACCACCACCCAACCAAAACCACCCGACCACCACCGCCCGACCACCACCACCCGACCACCACCCGACCACCGCCACCCAACCACCCAACCACCACCCGACCACCACCACCCAACCACCACCCGACCACCACCACCCAACCACCAACCGACCACCACCACCCAACCAAAACCACCCGACCACCACCGCCCGACCACCACCACCCGACCACCACCCGACCACCGCCACCCAACCACCCGACCACCACCCGACCACCACCACCCAACCACCACCCGACCACCACCACCCGACCACCACCACCCAACCACCACCCGACCACCACCAACCGACCACCACCACCCAACCAAAACCACCCGACCGTAACCACCTGACCACCACCCGACCACCGCCACCCAACCACCCAACCACCACCCGACCACCACCACCCGACCACCACCACCCAACCACCACCCGACCACCACCCGACCATAACCAcctgaccaccaccaccacccaccaccacccGACCACCGCCACCCAACCACCCAACCACCACCCGACCATAACCAcctga